One Mucilaginibacter ginkgonis genomic region harbors:
- a CDS encoding four-helix bundle copper-binding protein: MSLQHNHQQLIEKLFACVLACEHCATACLGEENVADMAACIKLDRDCADICAQAARLLQRDSVIGHQYLVLCEEICRLCADECGKHEHQHCKDCAAACTTCAEACHAHHTAITQD; encoded by the coding sequence ATGTCATTACAACACAACCACCAGCAACTGATAGAAAAATTATTCGCCTGCGTATTGGCATGCGAACATTGCGCAACCGCCTGCCTGGGCGAAGAAAATGTAGCCGATATGGCTGCTTGTATTAAGCTCGACCGCGACTGTGCCGATATTTGTGCACAAGCCGCCCGTTTACTCCAGCGCGATTCTGTAATAGGGCATCAATACCTGGTGCTTTGCGAAGAGATCTGCCGCCTGTGTGCCGACGAATGCGGTAAACATGAGCACCAGCATTGCAAAGATTGCGCTGCCGCTTGTACCACTTGTGCGGAGGCATGCCATGCCCATCATACCGCCATTACACAGGATTAA
- a CDS encoding DUF6515 family protein — translation MKRIYQLFSFVAVAGLLTFTVNTADAQRGGRGGGGGGFSGGGGGFHGGGGGGGFHGGGGGSFGGGNRGSFGGGGFNRGGQSFGGGGFNRGGGQVAQTPRGNQSFGGFNRGGGQVGQAPRGNQAFGGGFNRGGFQGAPNRGSFAYGNRGGVRGGFAYGAPGARGGFAYRGNTYYRGGVGYRGGFGGPFRGGLYYHSGFYRSLYAPRIGFRLNILPYGYYPFYYGPDQFFYSGGYFYQYNNNEYTVVEPPLGAEVNSLPSNAQAINIDGQQYYEANGVYYLPVTRDDGSTAYQVVGKDGQLSTGAGQYQQGDYQGDQQAYPQDNTYAPQNSNDMLQPGEVVQALPPDTRKVKIEGETYHVDQAGIYYHEERDQSGRKVYRVTEIDQQN, via the coding sequence ATGAAACGCATATATCAATTATTTTCATTTGTAGCTGTAGCAGGTTTGTTAACCTTTACAGTAAACACTGCCGATGCCCAGAGAGGCGGTCGTGGTGGTGGCGGCGGCGGATTTAGCGGCGGCGGTGGTGGTTTCCACGGCGGCGGTGGGGGCGGTGGCTTCCATGGCGGTGGTGGCGGCAGCTTCGGCGGCGGCAACCGTGGCAGTTTTGGCGGAGGTGGTTTTAACCGCGGAGGCCAGTCTTTCGGCGGTGGCGGCTTTAACCGTGGCGGTGGCCAGGTAGCCCAGACACCAAGAGGTAATCAATCATTCGGAGGGTTCAACCGTGGTGGTGGCCAGGTAGGCCAGGCACCAAGGGGTAACCAGGCTTTTGGCGGCGGCTTTAACCGTGGCGGTTTTCAAGGCGCGCCAAACCGTGGCAGCTTTGCATACGGTAACCGTGGTGGTGTAAGGGGCGGTTTCGCTTACGGTGCACCCGGCGCAAGAGGTGGTTTTGCTTATCGTGGTAACACTTACTACCGCGGTGGCGTAGGTTACAGAGGTGGTTTTGGCGGTCCGTTCCGTGGTGGCTTATACTACCACAGCGGGTTTTACCGCAGCCTGTACGCACCACGCATCGGTTTCAGGTTAAACATATTGCCTTACGGCTACTACCCGTTCTATTACGGCCCAGACCAGTTCTTTTACAGCGGTGGTTATTTTTACCAATACAATAACAACGAGTACACTGTAGTTGAGCCACCATTGGGTGCAGAGGTTAACTCTTTACCATCAAACGCGCAGGCCATTAACATAGACGGCCAGCAATATTATGAGGCTAACGGTGTGTATTATCTGCCGGTTACCCGCGACGATGGCAGCACTGCTTACCAGGTTGTTGGTAAAGACGGCCAACTGAGCACAGGTGCAGGCCAGTACCAGCAAGGCGATTATCAGGGCGACCAGCAAGCTTATCCTCAGGATAACACCTACGCTCCGCAAAACAGCAATGATATGCTGCAACCGGGCGAAGTAGTGCAAGCATTACCGCCGGATACCCGCAAGGTGAAGATAGAAGGCGAGACTTACCATGTTGACCAGGCCGGTATATACTACCACGAAGAACGCGATCAAAGCGGCCGTAAGGTATACCGGGTTACAGAAATTGACCAGCAGAACTAA
- a CDS encoding glycoside hydrolase family 16 protein — protein sequence MLNARLFFVAMPFVALLSCSGKGDNVSPAITEPPVTKEYTFENTPYWADEFNGTGIDATKWGYDTGAGGWGNHELEYYTNGANSSIVNGNLVITASKQSYQGAGYTSARMVSKGDGNFLYGRIEVRAKIPGGKGTWPAIWMLPTDNAYGDWPKSGEIDIMEHVGQDPNNIYVTVHTGAYNHSINTQKGITYTTNTATSDYHIYRLDWTPAGINEYIDGQLQFTFKNEGTGFMAWPFDKRFHMMLNIAVGGDWGGAQGVDDTSFPAIMQVDYVRYYRVNNL from the coding sequence ATGCTAAATGCCAGGTTGTTTTTTGTAGCGATGCCTTTTGTGGCGCTGCTTTCTTGTTCGGGAAAGGGTGACAATGTTTCGCCGGCAATTACTGAGCCACCTGTTACTAAAGAATACACATTTGAAAACACCCCATACTGGGCTGATGAATTTAACGGCACAGGCATAGACGCTACCAAATGGGGTTACGATACCGGCGCGGGCGGCTGGGGTAACCACGAACTGGAATATTACACCAACGGTGCAAACTCTTCTATTGTGAATGGCAACCTGGTGATCACTGCCAGCAAGCAAAGTTACCAGGGCGCAGGCTACACATCGGCAAGGATGGTTTCTAAAGGAGATGGTAACTTTTTGTACGGGCGGATAGAAGTGCGTGCTAAAATTCCGGGTGGTAAAGGCACATGGCCTGCCATTTGGATGCTGCCTACAGATAATGCCTACGGCGACTGGCCAAAATCCGGCGAGATAGACATTATGGAACACGTAGGCCAGGACCCTAACAATATTTACGTGACCGTGCATACCGGTGCTTATAATCACTCCATCAATACACAAAAAGGAATAACGTATACCACCAACACTGCTACTTCCGACTACCACATTTACCGGTTAGACTGGACCCCGGCAGGCATAAATGAATACATAGACGGCCAGCTGCAGTTCACTTTTAAGAACGAAGGAACGGGCTTTATGGCATGGCCTTTTGACAAGCGCTTTCATATGATGCTTAACATTGCCGTAGGCGGCGATTGGGGCGGTGCGCAAGGCGTTGACGATACGTCTTTCCCGGCAATTATGCAGGTAGATTATGTGCGTTACTATCGGGTCAATAACCTGTAG
- a CDS encoding thiamine pyrophosphokinase, translated as MSSHHIVREKQEPALLVLGLDGFSMENLGQLLEWSPTVIATADTFDQLISQEIKVDWLIGDATANMQDNIETIVASDPLSLALNELISREYGAVNIVGDVVVDELKDFISQINIVIYSANQKIYPVRSGFQKWLPAGESICIIGKAEGLSVRGLVPVHDGHYRTEADGMVTIRFTGDYLFISELI; from the coding sequence ATGTCATCGCATCACATCGTTCGGGAAAAGCAGGAGCCAGCCTTGCTGGTTTTAGGCCTCGATGGTTTTTCTATGGAAAACCTTGGGCAGCTTCTGGAGTGGAGCCCGACTGTTATCGCGACAGCAGATACCTTTGACCAACTCATCAGCCAAGAGATAAAGGTTGATTGGCTTATCGGTGACGCAACCGCAAACATGCAGGATAATATTGAAACCATCGTTGCTTCAGATCCGCTTTCATTAGCCTTGAATGAGTTAATTAGCCGGGAATATGGCGCGGTTAATATTGTAGGCGATGTAGTAGTTGACGAGTTGAAGGATTTTATCAGCCAAATTAATATCGTTATCTACTCTGCTAACCAAAAGATATACCCTGTGCGATCAGGTTTTCAAAAATGGCTGCCTGCCGGCGAAAGCATCTGCATCATAGGAAAAGCAGAAGGGCTGTCCGTACGCGGACTGGTGCCTGTACATGACGGACATTACCGGACAGAAGCTGATGGAATGGTGACTATCAGATTTACAGGCGACTACCTATTCATTTCGGAATTGATCTAA
- the bshA gene encoding N-acetyl-alpha-D-glucosaminyl L-malate synthase BshA: MKIGIVCYPTFGGSGVVATELGKALADRGHQVHFVTYNQPARLDLFSENLFYHEVAVSKYPLFDFPPYELALASRLVDVTRFEKLDVLHVHYAIPHASAAFMAKQILATYGISIPVVTTLHGTDITLVGNDRTYQPVVEFSINKSDGVTAVSEHLKQDTYRFFDIKKDIKVITNFIDLSRFSLKPKDHFKKAIAPEGEKILVHTSNFRKVKRAQDVVSIFAQVNAKIPSKLLMVGDGQDRPKCEQLARDLGVSQNVRFLGKQDAVEEILSVSDLFLMPSQSESFGLAALEAMACKVPVISTNTGGLPELNVDGQTGFLCDVGDVDAMAEKAIYILEDESRLQEFKDNALAHARTFELSNILPQYEEMYREVIENLKPLEATATGNS, from the coding sequence ATGAAAATAGGTATTGTATGTTATCCAACGTTTGGCGGCAGCGGCGTTGTGGCTACCGAACTGGGTAAGGCCCTTGCAGACCGCGGCCACCAGGTACACTTTGTTACCTATAACCAGCCCGCCAGGCTTGACCTGTTTTCTGAAAATCTTTTTTACCACGAAGTCGCTGTTAGTAAATACCCGCTGTTTGATTTCCCGCCTTATGAACTGGCTTTGGCCAGCCGTCTGGTAGATGTTACCCGTTTCGAAAAACTGGATGTATTGCATGTACACTATGCTATCCCGCATGCTTCGGCTGCGTTTATGGCCAAGCAGATATTGGCAACTTATGGCATCAGCATCCCGGTGGTAACTACCTTACACGGTACCGATATTACCTTGGTAGGCAATGACCGCACTTATCAGCCCGTGGTAGAATTTTCTATCAATAAAAGCGATGGCGTTACCGCCGTTTCTGAACATTTAAAGCAGGACACCTACCGCTTTTTCGATATAAAGAAAGACATTAAGGTGATCACCAACTTTATAGACCTCAGCCGCTTTAGCCTGAAACCGAAAGACCACTTTAAAAAGGCCATTGCTCCCGAAGGCGAAAAGATATTGGTGCATACCTCAAACTTCCGCAAGGTAAAACGCGCACAGGATGTGGTGAGCATATTCGCGCAGGTGAATGCCAAGATACCTTCTAAGTTACTTATGGTTGGCGACGGGCAAGACAGGCCTAAATGCGAACAACTGGCGCGCGATTTGGGCGTTAGCCAAAATGTGCGTTTCCTGGGAAAGCAAGACGCTGTAGAAGAGATCCTCTCAGTTTCAGACCTTTTCCTGATGCCGTCACAGTCAGAAAGTTTTGGTTTAGCCGCGCTTGAAGCCATGGCCTGCAAAGTACCGGTGATCAGCACCAACACCGGCGGTTTACCCGAGCTAAACGTAGACGGGCAAACAGGCTTTTTATGTGATGTTGGCGATGTTGACGCCATGGCAGAGAAAGCCATCTATATTTTAGAAGACGAGTCGCGCTTGCAGGAATTCAAAGATAATGCGCTGGCCCATGCCCGCACATTTGAACTATCGAATATATTACCGCAGTACGAAGAAATGTATCGCGAGGTGATAGAAAACCTGAAGCCCCTGGAGGCAACCGCGACCGGCAATAGCTAA
- a CDS encoding lactonase family protein yields the protein MKKILFIAALLAPFITVAQKKTPKSYDLIVGSYTKGTAQGISVYRFYTESGRLAYLSQVPTSNPSYLCVSANNKFVYAVNEDGKDGGVTSFSFEPKNGILTQINKQPSQGADPCYISVDKDMRHAFVANYSSGNLTVLPINKDGSLGAVVQNLQDAGTGPKTDRQEGPHVHTAFLSPDEKYLLYSDLGTDKINHTRHRSPEAQPLTPLPEDLTTLAPGSGPRHLDFTPDHKYVYVIAELSASVTAYEYHGGKMKQIQNITMLPAGFNGTSGAADIHVSADGKFVYASNRGTANDIVVYAIDPNSGKLTYVDRAYVMGTGPRNFVIDPTGRFLLVANQTSDNIVVFKRDVNTGRISNTGIQTKVGNPVCLKFAPVE from the coding sequence ATGAAAAAGATATTATTTATAGCGGCTTTGCTCGCCCCATTTATAACGGTAGCGCAAAAAAAGACCCCAAAATCTTACGACCTTATAGTAGGCAGTTATACAAAGGGAACAGCCCAGGGCATTTCTGTTTACAGATTTTATACAGAGTCTGGCAGACTGGCGTATCTGAGCCAGGTACCAACCAGCAACCCCTCATATCTATGTGTAAGCGCCAATAATAAATTCGTTTACGCTGTTAATGAGGACGGTAAAGATGGCGGGGTAACCTCTTTCAGCTTCGAGCCGAAAAACGGTATTCTCACACAGATCAACAAGCAGCCCTCTCAAGGTGCCGATCCTTGTTATATTTCGGTAGATAAAGATATGCGCCACGCTTTTGTTGCCAACTATTCAAGCGGTAATTTAACAGTACTGCCTATTAACAAAGATGGTTCATTGGGTGCCGTTGTTCAAAACTTACAGGACGCAGGCACAGGTCCTAAAACCGACCGCCAGGAAGGCCCGCATGTACACACCGCGTTCCTATCCCCCGATGAAAAATATTTGCTGTATTCTGATCTGGGTACCGACAAGATAAATCATACCCGCCACCGTTCTCCAGAAGCACAACCGTTAACGCCGCTTCCCGAAGACCTCACTACACTAGCACCCGGCAGCGGCCCGCGCCACCTGGACTTTACGCCCGACCATAAATATGTGTATGTAATAGCCGAATTAAGTGCTTCTGTGACTGCATATGAATATCATGGCGGCAAAATGAAACAGATACAAAACATTACTATGCTTCCGGCTGGTTTCAATGGAACTTCGGGCGCTGCTGATATCCATGTTTCTGCTGACGGTAAATTTGTGTACGCGTCTAACCGCGGCACTGCAAATGACATAGTGGTTTACGCCATTGACCCGAACAGCGGCAAATTGACCTATGTTGATCGTGCTTACGTTATGGGAACAGGCCCGCGTAACTTTGTGATAGACCCAACCGGCAGGTTCCTGTTAGTAGCCAACCAGACCAGCGACAACATAGTTGTTTTCAAACGCGACGTTAACACCGGCCGTATTAGCAATACAGGCATACAAACCAAAGTGGGTAACCCGGTCTGCTTGAAGTTCGCTCCGGTGGAGTAA
- a CDS encoding response regulator transcription factor translates to MHWAPVSSVIKNKPAIIYGLSLAILLVLLKWLEFKFVVIDHAEELYSGALAVIFTALGVWLALKLARPKMQTVVVEKAVYLERENKFKPDQREIESLNISKRELEVLTLMAEGLSNQEIAGRLFVSLNTVKTHSSNVFDKLEVKRRTQAVETAKRIGIIG, encoded by the coding sequence ATGCATTGGGCGCCAGTATCATCGGTCATAAAAAATAAACCTGCCATTATCTACGGTTTATCTTTGGCTATACTTTTAGTATTGCTTAAATGGCTTGAGTTTAAATTTGTGGTAATCGACCACGCCGAAGAACTTTACAGCGGCGCCTTAGCTGTCATTTTCACCGCATTGGGTGTTTGGCTGGCGCTGAAACTGGCAAGGCCCAAAATGCAAACCGTAGTAGTAGAAAAAGCTGTATACCTTGAAAGGGAAAATAAATTTAAGCCCGATCAACGAGAGATAGAGAGTCTAAATATCAGCAAACGGGAATTAGAGGTTTTAACGCTGATGGCGGAAGGATTAAGTAACCAGGAGATAGCCGGGCGACTATTTGTTTCTCTGAATACAGTCAAGACGCACTCGTCAAACGTTTTCGACAAATTAGAAGTAAAGCGGCGCACGCAAGCTGTTGAAACGGCCAAGCGGATCGGTATTATTGGGTAG
- a CDS encoding DUF4199 domain-containing protein has translation MLKNVLTFGGIAGFVFILWMTFLYTACYNNPNYEGSLWLGYGSMIVAFAFIFVGVRNYREKYNNGTITFGKAFLVGLYIALIGSTVYVGAWLVDFYGFMPDFMDKYVAHTLSQMKARGASPAEIAKQKADMANYIEMYKSPFGVIILTYIEVLPVGLLIALIAALVLKKKPAGDNAAIA, from the coding sequence ATGTTAAAGAACGTCCTTACTTTCGGCGGCATTGCCGGCTTCGTTTTCATCCTTTGGATGACCTTCCTGTACACAGCATGCTATAATAATCCAAATTACGAAGGTAGTTTATGGCTGGGCTACGGCTCCATGATCGTAGCCTTCGCATTTATTTTTGTAGGCGTGCGCAACTATCGAGAGAAATACAACAATGGGACAATTACCTTTGGCAAAGCTTTTCTGGTTGGGCTTTACATCGCTTTAATTGGTTCTACTGTGTACGTGGGTGCATGGCTGGTAGACTTTTACGGCTTCATGCCGGATTTTATGGACAAATATGTTGCCCACACCCTTTCACAAATGAAAGCGCGTGGTGCATCTCCAGCAGAGATCGCGAAGCAGAAAGCAGACATGGCAAACTACATTGAAATGTACAAGTCGCCATTTGGCGTAATTATTCTTACCTACATTGAGGTATTACCGGTGGGGTTGCTCATCGCTCTGATAGCGGCTTTAGTGCTAAAAAAGAAACCAGCTGGCGATAACGCAGCAATCGCTTAA
- the katG gene encoding catalase/peroxidase HPI, translating to MENNQDQSQSVHGGDIAKCPFHNGSMKSNTGGGGTRNRDWWPNQLKLNILRQHSSLTNPMDPDFNYAEAFKSLDLEAVKADLHALMTDSQDWWPADFGHYGGLFIRMAWHSAGTYRVTDGRGGAGAGMQRFAPLNSWPDNVSLDKARRLLWPIKQKYGNKISWADLMILTGNIALESMGFKTFGFAGGRADVWEADESVYWGSENTWLGGDERYAHGSPGVVEGHGVLVSDDDADGDVHTRNLEKPLAAVQMGLIYVNPEGPDGNPDPIMSARDIRDTFGRMAMNDEETVALIAGGHTFGKTHGAAPADNVGKEPEAVDLEMQGFGWKNSYGSGKGADTITSGLEVTWTQTPTQWSNHYFENLFGFEWELTKSPGGAHQWVAKDAPEVIPHAYDSNKKLKPTMLTSDLALRFDPAYEKISRRFLENPDQFADAFARAWFKLTHRDMGPRELYLGNDIPAEVLAWQDPIPAVDHQLVDEADVASLKERILASGLSVSELVSTAWASAASFRGSDKRGGANGARIRLAPMRYWQVNNPTQLQKVLNVLEQIQKDFSVSGKKVSLADLIVLAGNAGVEKAAAAAGHNVTVPFTAGRMDASQEQTDVESFSHMEPVADGFRNYRKGRNAASTEELLIDRAQLLTLTAPELTVLLGGLRSININFDGSKNGVFTHNEGQLSNDFFVNLLDMGTEWKAAGQDRELYNGTDRKTGEVKWTGTRADLVFGSNSELRAIAEVYASADAKEKFVKDFVAAWTKVTNLDRFDLKK from the coding sequence ATGGAAAATAACCAAGATCAAAGCCAATCCGTACATGGTGGCGACATCGCCAAATGCCCGTTTCATAACGGTAGTATGAAAAGTAATACAGGTGGCGGCGGCACACGCAACCGCGACTGGTGGCCTAATCAGCTTAAATTGAATATCCTTCGTCAGCATTCATCACTTACCAACCCGATGGATCCTGATTTTAATTATGCCGAAGCTTTTAAATCGCTGGACCTTGAAGCGGTAAAAGCAGATCTGCACGCGTTGATGACAGATTCGCAAGACTGGTGGCCTGCAGATTTTGGTCACTATGGTGGCTTATTTATCCGCATGGCATGGCACAGCGCAGGCACGTACCGTGTTACTGACGGCCGCGGTGGCGCAGGTGCAGGTATGCAGCGTTTTGCTCCGCTAAATAGCTGGCCCGATAATGTAAGCCTTGATAAAGCGCGCCGTTTGCTTTGGCCTATCAAACAAAAATACGGTAACAAAATATCATGGGCAGATCTGATGATCCTTACAGGTAACATCGCGCTCGAGTCAATGGGTTTCAAAACCTTTGGTTTTGCCGGTGGCCGTGCCGACGTTTGGGAAGCAGATGAATCTGTTTACTGGGGTTCCGAAAATACCTGGCTTGGTGGCGACGAACGCTACGCGCACGGTTCGCCGGGTGTTGTTGAGGGCCATGGTGTATTGGTATCTGATGATGACGCAGATGGCGACGTGCATACCCGTAACCTGGAGAAGCCGCTTGCAGCAGTTCAGATGGGTCTGATTTATGTAAACCCAGAAGGGCCTGATGGTAATCCTGATCCGATCATGTCGGCACGCGATATACGTGACACCTTCGGCCGCATGGCTATGAACGATGAGGAAACCGTTGCGCTAATAGCCGGTGGGCACACTTTTGGTAAAACCCACGGTGCTGCCCCTGCGGATAACGTAGGTAAAGAACCGGAAGCGGTTGACCTGGAAATGCAGGGCTTTGGCTGGAAAAACAGCTATGGCAGTGGTAAAGGTGCAGATACCATTACCAGCGGTCTGGAAGTAACCTGGACACAGACGCCGACACAGTGGAGCAACCACTATTTTGAAAACCTTTTTGGTTTTGAGTGGGAACTGACCAAAAGCCCTGGTGGTGCACACCAATGGGTAGCTAAAGACGCGCCCGAGGTGATCCCTCACGCTTACGACAGCAACAAGAAACTAAAGCCAACCATGCTTACGTCTGACCTTGCATTGAGGTTCGACCCGGCTTATGAAAAGATATCACGCCGTTTCTTAGAAAACCCCGATCAGTTTGCAGACGCGTTCGCTCGTGCCTGGTTTAAATTGACTCACCGCGATATGGGACCTCGCGAATTGTACCTGGGTAACGATATTCCTGCCGAAGTGCTGGCATGGCAGGACCCTATCCCTGCTGTTGACCACCAATTGGTTGATGAGGCCGATGTTGCGTCTTTGAAAGAGCGTATCCTGGCGTCGGGATTAAGTGTGTCTGAATTGGTAAGCACTGCATGGGCATCCGCCGCTTCCTTCCGTGGTTCAGACAAACGTGGTGGTGCAAACGGTGCACGTATTAGGTTAGCGCCGATGCGTTACTGGCAGGTAAATAACCCCACACAGTTGCAAAAAGTGCTGAACGTATTGGAGCAAATTCAAAAAGACTTCAGCGTCAGTGGTAAAAAGGTTTCCCTTGCCGACCTGATCGTTCTGGCAGGTAACGCCGGTGTAGAAAAGGCTGCTGCAGCTGCAGGCCACAATGTAACCGTGCCATTCACCGCAGGCCGTATGGATGCCAGTCAGGAACAAACAGACGTAGAATCTTTCAGCCATATGGAGCCTGTTGCAGATGGTTTCCGTAACTATCGCAAGGGCCGCAACGCAGCCTCGACCGAAGAATTGCTGATTGACAGGGCCCAGTTGTTAACCCTTACTGCGCCTGAGCTTACAGTACTGCTTGGCGGGTTGCGTTCTATCAACATCAACTTTGATGGGTCTAAAAATGGTGTGTTCACACATAACGAAGGCCAGTTAAGCAACGATTTCTTTGTGAATTTGTTGGATATGGGCACCGAGTGGAAAGCCGCAGGCCAGGACCGTGAATTATACAATGGCACCGACCGCAAGACCGGCGAAGTGAAATGGACAGGCACACGTGCAGATCTGGTCTTCGGTTCAAACTCAGAACTGCGTGCCATTGCCGAGGTTTACGCCTCAGCCGATGCAAAAGAAAAGTTTGTGAAAGACTTTGTTGCAGCGTGGACTAAAGTCACAAACCTCGATAGGTTCGACTTAAAGAAATAA
- a CDS encoding NAD(P)H-binding protein: MKIVVTGSLGNVGKPLATDLANQGHDVIVISSKEEKRKDIEQIGAKAAIGSIEDVNFLESAFEGANAIFALIPPNMLEADPRAYYKRIANNYANAVRKTGVKRLVQLSSVGADLDSGTGFILGSHDAEEIFNSLDGVSVTNLRPGYFYVNLFGLADMVKHMGFIATNYGGDTKFPMVDPADIATVAAEELSKSGGEKVVYISGEDITANEAAKKLGEAIGKPNLEWKKIDNEQMTAGLSQSGMPDVVIKNFVEMGHAIATGALREDYDKHQPIIGKVKLKDFAPKFAAAVNG; the protein is encoded by the coding sequence ATGAAAATCGTAGTAACAGGCTCATTAGGAAATGTTGGTAAGCCATTGGCAACCGATCTGGCAAACCAAGGCCATGATGTCATTGTGATCAGCAGTAAGGAAGAAAAGCGAAAAGATATTGAACAGATAGGCGCCAAGGCCGCAATCGGTTCCATAGAAGATGTCAATTTTTTGGAATCGGCCTTTGAAGGCGCTAACGCGATTTTCGCTTTGATTCCACCAAACATGTTAGAGGCCGATCCGCGCGCATACTACAAACGCATAGCAAATAATTATGCAAACGCTGTAAGAAAAACGGGCGTAAAACGACTGGTGCAACTGAGTAGTGTTGGTGCCGATCTTGACAGCGGCACAGGGTTTATTTTGGGCTCGCACGATGCGGAAGAAATATTCAATAGTCTTGACGGTGTTTCTGTCACTAATTTGCGCCCCGGATATTTTTATGTGAACTTGTTTGGATTGGCAGACATGGTAAAACATATGGGCTTCATCGCTACAAATTATGGTGGCGATACAAAGTTCCCGATGGTAGACCCGGCTGATATCGCCACTGTAGCCGCCGAAGAATTAAGCAAATCAGGCGGCGAAAAAGTGGTATACATTTCTGGCGAAGACATAACGGCCAACGAGGCAGCTAAGAAATTGGGTGAAGCCATCGGCAAGCCGAATCTGGAATGGAAAAAGATAGACAATGAGCAAATGACCGCGGGATTATCCCAAAGCGGCATGCCCGATGTGGTGATCAAAAATTTTGTAGAAATGGGCCATGCAATTGCGACCGGTGCATTACGCGAGGACTATGACAAACACCAGCCCATTATTGGCAAGGTTAAACTAAAAGACTTCGCGCCAAAATTTGCAGCTGCGGTTAATGGTTAA
- a CDS encoding dihydrofolate reductase family protein, whose protein sequence is MFTLTIHMVSSLDGYIAKHDNSISWFETADNYENGTDVTADEAVNFLKTIDCYVMGAATYEHALNLSKDYGWVYGDTPTVVVTNRDLPIERPNIEIYRGDLAGLVEKKLKPAYNNVWLVGGAKLAKDFLRLGLADEIRQSILPIILGDGLPFYDVVAKEIPMHLKNVRAHKSGMVELHYQVKK, encoded by the coding sequence ATGTTTACGCTTACAATTCATATGGTATCGAGCCTTGATGGTTATATCGCGAAGCACGATAATAGCATTTCGTGGTTTGAAACCGCTGATAACTACGAAAACGGAACTGATGTCACAGCCGACGAAGCAGTAAACTTTCTCAAAACCATTGATTGCTATGTAATGGGCGCAGCTACTTACGAGCACGCGCTAAATTTGTCTAAGGACTATGGTTGGGTTTATGGTGATACACCAACAGTTGTTGTAACAAACCGCGATCTACCAATTGAGCGGCCAAACATTGAAATTTATCGCGGCGACCTTGCCGGGCTCGTAGAAAAAAAACTTAAACCTGCCTATAATAACGTATGGCTGGTTGGTGGTGCAAAACTTGCGAAGGATTTTTTACGCCTTGGTTTAGCAGACGAAATAAGGCAATCTATCCTGCCAATTATTTTAGGTGATGGATTACCGTTTTACGACGTTGTAGCTAAAGAGATCCCAATGCATCTTAAAAATGTACGGGCCCATAAAAGCGGCATGGTTGAGTTGCACTACCAGGTAAAGAAATAA